From a region of the Hymenobacter jejuensis genome:
- the gldA gene encoding gliding motility-associated ABC transporter ATP-binding subunit GldA: MVEVQHLTKTFGAQAAVNDISFTVGKGEILGFLGPNGAGKSTTMKIATGYLPPSVGTVRVAGHDVLQEPLEVRRSVGYLPEHNPLYLDMYVHEYLEFIGSVHGLKGNYRRQRVAEMVERVGLGREQNKQIGALSKGYRQRVGLAQALIHDPGVLILDEPTTGLDPNQIGEIRNLIRELGRDKTVIFSTHILPEVAALCSRVVIINRGQLVADSPVSALSAGAAGETIIRAEFEQPIDQQLLLALPGILGVDVESSNTYRIRAAAGTDQRGAISRLAAQQDWVLLGLRQEEKSLEQVFQSLTQ, encoded by the coding sequence ATGGTTGAAGTTCAACATCTTACCAAAACGTTCGGTGCGCAGGCAGCCGTAAATGACATCTCGTTTACGGTGGGCAAAGGCGAAATTCTCGGCTTTCTGGGTCCGAACGGCGCCGGCAAGTCCACGACGATGAAAATTGCGACGGGCTACTTGCCGCCGAGCGTGGGCACCGTGCGCGTAGCAGGCCACGACGTGCTACAGGAGCCCCTGGAAGTGCGGCGCAGCGTCGGCTATCTACCCGAACACAATCCGCTCTATCTGGATATGTATGTGCATGAATATCTGGAGTTTATAGGTTCGGTACACGGCCTGAAGGGCAACTACCGCCGGCAACGTGTCGCCGAGATGGTGGAGCGCGTAGGCTTGGGCCGCGAGCAAAACAAGCAAATCGGAGCCCTGTCGAAGGGATACCGCCAGCGGGTTGGGCTCGCGCAAGCCTTGATTCACGATCCCGGCGTCCTGATCTTGGATGAGCCAACCACCGGCCTCGACCCCAACCAGATCGGGGAAATTCGGAATCTTATTCGGGAGTTAGGCCGCGACAAAACCGTTATTTTCTCCACGCACATTTTGCCCGAAGTTGCCGCTTTGTGCAGCCGGGTGGTGATCATCAACCGTGGCCAGCTAGTTGCCGACAGTCCCGTTAGCGCGCTTTCGGCAGGAGCGGCAGGCGAAACTATCATTCGGGCCGAATTTGAGCAACCCATTGACCAGCAATTACTTTTGGCACTGCCCGGCATTCTGGGTGTGGACGTAGAAAGTAGCAATACCTACCGCATCCGAGCTGCCGCCGGCACCGATCAGCGCGGCGCCATTTCGCGCTTGGCGGCCCAGCAAGACTGGGTATTGTTGGGCTTACGGCAGGAAGAAAAATCGCTGGAACAGGTGTTCCAATCCTTAACCCAATAG
- a CDS encoding SDR family oxidoreductase produces MDLTGKVIILTGVSKGIGRATAEALLARGAVVAGWGRTAPDDLQHERFQFFECDVRSEVAVKEAYTNTARELGEEIHALINNAGLGIAGPVDGFSSDDWHLMFDTNVHGMFYCTKAVLPQMRKQQIGHIVNLSSIAGTTGIEKMAGYCATKFAVRGFSQSLFKEVRNDGIKVTCLYPGSVQTNFFDDIPGTDANEHMMQPEDIAATIVYALETPFNFHIVDIEMRPLQPKK; encoded by the coding sequence GGACCTGACCGGTAAGGTAATTATTCTGACGGGCGTCAGCAAAGGAATTGGACGGGCTACGGCCGAGGCATTGTTGGCCCGCGGCGCCGTGGTTGCTGGCTGGGGCCGCACTGCTCCCGACGACTTGCAACACGAGCGTTTTCAGTTTTTCGAGTGCGACGTACGCAGTGAAGTTGCTGTTAAAGAAGCATATACCAATACCGCGCGCGAACTGGGTGAGGAAATTCATGCCCTGATTAACAATGCCGGCCTAGGAATCGCAGGACCTGTCGATGGCTTCTCATCGGATGATTGGCACCTGATGTTCGACACGAACGTGCACGGCATGTTCTATTGTACCAAGGCTGTGCTGCCCCAAATGCGCAAGCAGCAGATCGGGCATATCGTCAACCTGTCGTCTATCGCCGGCACCACGGGCATCGAGAAAATGGCCGGCTATTGCGCCACGAAGTTTGCGGTGCGTGGCTTTTCGCAATCGCTGTTTAAGGAGGTGCGCAACGATGGCATCAAGGTTACGTGCCTGTATCCGGGGTCGGTCCAAACCAACTTCTTCGATGATATTCCCGGCACCGACGCTAACGAACACATGATGCAACCCGAAGACATTGCGGCCACCATCGTTTATGCGCTGGAAACGCCGTTCAACTTTCACATTGTGGACATTGAAATGCGACCTTTGCAGCCGAAGAAATAG